The Candidatus Binataceae bacterium genome window below encodes:
- the gatB gene encoding Asp-tRNA(Asn)/Glu-tRNA(Gln) amidotransferase subunit GatB, whose protein sequence is MRTNNAYEMVIGLEVHAHMLTRSKLFCGCATDFGAPPNHNVCPVCMAMPGVLPVLNRHVLELAIRTGLAAHCKIEPHSVFARKSYFYPDLPKGYQISQYDQPLCSGGYIELPAHASGEPKRIRLVRIHLEEDAGKNIHAENASLVDFNRSGVPLMEIVSEPDIRSPEEAVDYLRELRAILVAVGASDGKMEEGSLRCDVNVSVRPRGTAELGARTEIKNLNSFRFVEKAIAYEVNRQIEELSAGRPIAQETHLWDSEREVTRPMRSKEFANDYRYFPEPDLPPLVVPPDLVEEVHAAMPELPAERRARYVRDFNLSAYEAGVITSDGEVASYFEEVLEQLRGSELTEAGFERMNATKLATNWVMTEVLRAVRESGKGLKEAVPPAEGTARLLVMVLMGSLSLNAAKNAFSKWCETGQREPKTFYSKNSVAAKLAEIQEQMAQVSDEAAIAEACDKVLAAEGAKLTEYRAGRDKLYGFFVGAVMKAMGGKANPKVVNEVLRRKLAG, encoded by the coding sequence ATGCGGACTAACAACGCATACGAGATGGTAATCGGGCTGGAAGTCCATGCCCACATGCTCACGCGCTCCAAGCTGTTCTGCGGATGCGCGACGGATTTCGGCGCGCCACCCAATCATAACGTCTGCCCGGTGTGCATGGCGATGCCGGGAGTGCTGCCGGTGCTCAATCGCCACGTTCTCGAACTGGCTATTCGCACGGGCCTTGCTGCACACTGCAAAATCGAGCCACACTCGGTGTTCGCGCGCAAAAGCTATTTCTATCCCGACCTGCCCAAGGGCTATCAGATTAGTCAGTACGATCAACCGCTATGCAGCGGCGGCTATATAGAGCTGCCGGCGCACGCCAGCGGAGAGCCGAAACGCATCCGGCTCGTGCGAATCCATCTGGAAGAGGACGCCGGCAAGAACATCCATGCGGAGAACGCGAGCCTGGTGGATTTCAACCGCTCGGGCGTGCCGCTGATGGAGATCGTCAGCGAGCCGGATATCCGCTCGCCCGAAGAGGCGGTTGACTATCTGCGCGAGCTGCGCGCGATCCTCGTCGCCGTCGGCGCTTCCGATGGCAAGATGGAAGAAGGAAGTCTGCGATGCGACGTCAATGTCTCGGTGCGTCCGCGCGGGACTGCGGAGTTAGGCGCCAGGACCGAAATAAAGAATCTCAACTCCTTTCGCTTCGTGGAGAAGGCGATCGCATATGAAGTCAATCGCCAGATCGAAGAACTGAGCGCCGGGCGCCCTATCGCCCAGGAGACTCATCTGTGGGACTCCGAGCGAGAAGTGACGCGCCCGATGCGCTCGAAGGAGTTCGCCAACGACTATCGCTACTTTCCCGAACCCGACCTGCCGCCGCTCGTCGTGCCGCCGGACCTGGTCGAGGAAGTCCACGCGGCGATGCCCGAACTGCCGGCTGAGCGCCGGGCGCGCTATGTACGGGATTTTAACCTCAGCGCGTACGAGGCCGGCGTAATAACGAGCGATGGCGAGGTGGCTAGCTACTTCGAGGAGGTGTTGGAGCAACTCCGGGGTAGCGAGCTGACGGAAGCTGGCTTCGAACGTATGAATGCTACGAAACTCGCAACCAATTGGGTTATGACCGAAGTGTTGCGTGCGGTCCGCGAGTCAGGAAAGGGACTAAAAGAGGCCGTCCCGCCAGCCGAGGGAACCGCCCGCTTGTTGGTGATGGTTCTTATGGGAAGCTTGAGCTTGAACGCCGCAAAAAATGCATTTTCGAAGTGGTGCGAGACAGGTCAGCGCGAGCCGAAAACCTTCTACAGCAAGAACAGCGTTGCAGCCAAACTGGCGGAGATTCAAGAACAGATGGCGCAAGTGTCCGACGAGGCCGCGATCGCCGAGGCGTGCGATAAGGTGCTCGCGGCCGAGGGCGCAAAACTCACCGAATACCGCGCCGGGCGCGACAAGCTGTACGGATTTTTCGTCGGCGCGGTGATGAAAGCGATGGGCGGGAAGGCGAATCCCAAGGTGGTCAACGAGGTCCTGCGCCGCAAGCTCGCCGGATAG
- a CDS encoding acyl-CoA dehydrogenase: MDFEYTPEQEAFRKEVRAWLRTNLPPELCVDDAMDERIAPTREIFEKRRHWQAKVNAAGYAGLAWPKEYGGRAAPLMEQIIFDEEYSRARAPVLPGYSGLQLLGPTMMYWGSDEQKKYYIPRILSAEDIWCQGYSEPGAGSDLAGLQTRAADHGDYFVVNGQKVWTSGAQYADRIFMLVRTDPEAPKHKGISYLLVDMKSPGVEVRPLVLMNGHRHFNEVFFDNVQVPKQNLVGPQNEGWKVAMTTLGFERGMASGGGHSSQVRRLAELAHAVKIDGRPAWEQEWVRQRLAEFMTECEALKYTRLRSLTRRLRGLQPGPEGSVLKLAGSELGVAIARFASELLGHHALLSEPMGEVPDAPRWLNRLLSSRQYTIAGGTSEIQRNIIGERQLGLPKG, translated from the coding sequence ATGGATTTCGAATACACACCCGAACAGGAGGCCTTCCGCAAGGAGGTCCGCGCGTGGCTGCGCACCAATCTGCCGCCCGAGCTGTGCGTTGACGACGCGATGGACGAGCGGATCGCGCCCACGCGGGAGATCTTCGAGAAGCGCCGCCATTGGCAGGCCAAGGTCAACGCCGCCGGTTACGCGGGCCTTGCCTGGCCCAAGGAATACGGCGGACGCGCTGCGCCGCTGATGGAGCAGATCATCTTCGACGAAGAATACTCGCGCGCCCGCGCGCCTGTGCTGCCGGGCTACTCCGGCCTGCAGCTGCTCGGGCCGACCATGATGTACTGGGGCAGCGACGAGCAGAAGAAATACTACATCCCGCGCATCTTGAGCGCCGAGGACATCTGGTGCCAGGGTTACTCGGAGCCCGGCGCGGGCTCCGACCTCGCCGGACTGCAGACCCGCGCTGCGGACCATGGCGACTACTTCGTGGTCAACGGCCAGAAGGTGTGGACCTCCGGCGCGCAGTACGCCGATCGCATTTTCATGCTCGTGCGCACCGACCCGGAGGCGCCCAAGCACAAGGGCATCAGCTATCTGCTGGTTGACATGAAGAGCCCCGGCGTCGAGGTGCGGCCGCTGGTCCTGATGAACGGCCATCGCCACTTCAATGAGGTCTTCTTCGACAACGTCCAGGTACCCAAACAGAACCTGGTCGGGCCGCAGAACGAAGGATGGAAGGTCGCGATGACCACGCTCGGCTTCGAGCGCGGGATGGCGAGCGGCGGCGGCCATTCGTCCCAGGTGCGCCGGCTCGCGGAACTGGCGCATGCGGTGAAAATCGACGGCCGGCCGGCGTGGGAGCAGGAGTGGGTGCGCCAGCGCCTGGCCGAGTTCATGACCGAATGCGAGGCGCTCAAGTACACGCGGCTGCGCTCGCTAACGCGGCGGCTGAGGGGCCTGCAGCCCGGACCCGAGGGCTCGGTGTTGAAGCTCGCCGGCTCGGAGCTGGGGGTCGCGATCGCGCGCTTCGCAAGCGAGCTCCTGGGCCATCACGCGCTGCTGAGCGAGCCGATGGGTGAAGTGCCCGACGCGCCGCGCTGGCTCAACCGGCTGCTCAGCTCGCGCCAGTACACGATCGCGGGCGGCACGAGCGAGATCCAGCGCAACATCATCGGCGAGCGCCAGCTTGGCCTGCCCAAGGGCTGA